A window from Pseudooceanicola algae encodes these proteins:
- a CDS encoding ABC transporter substrate-binding protein translates to MTLKLTATLAALILATPAHADADAWQETLAAARGQTVYWNAWGGDQRTNAFIDWVGSETERRFDVKVRQVKLSNTAEAVTRVLSERAAGRDSDGTVDLVWLNGPNFLAMQEQGLLHGPFVADLPNAAYLDLSPTSPNSVDFTVPVEGFESPWRLARFVFNYDTARVDTPPSDMLGFRDWAAAHPGRFTHPDPSDFMGATFLKQALIELTPDPDLLQAPVTEQAFANATAPFWDWYDALRPNLWRGGTVFPENESVQQQLLNDGEIDMAMSFDPASTAAAINEGLLPETVRVFVPEGGSIGNVSFVAIPYNAANAEGAEVVANFLLDPATQAHMQNIEVLGSFSVLDPARLDQTARDAFDALPTAPALPSLADLGPTLLEPHASWMTRLTEAWARRYTR, encoded by the coding sequence ATGACCCTGAAACTGACCGCCACCCTGGCCGCGCTGATCCTCGCCACCCCAGCCCATGCCGATGCCGATGCCTGGCAAGAAACCCTCGCTGCGGCGCGTGGCCAGACCGTCTATTGGAACGCCTGGGGGGGCGATCAGCGCACCAATGCCTTCATCGACTGGGTCGGGTCAGAAACCGAGCGCCGTTTCGACGTGAAGGTCCGGCAGGTGAAACTCAGCAACACGGCCGAGGCAGTGACTCGTGTCCTGTCCGAACGCGCGGCCGGCCGGGACAGCGACGGGACGGTCGATCTTGTCTGGTTGAACGGCCCCAATTTCCTGGCGATGCAGGAACAGGGGCTGCTGCACGGCCCCTTCGTCGCCGATCTGCCAAATGCAGCCTATCTGGACCTTTCCCCGACATCCCCCAATTCGGTGGATTTCACTGTGCCGGTCGAGGGTTTCGAAAGCCCCTGGCGGCTGGCGCGGTTCGTCTTCAACTACGATACCGCCCGCGTCGACACCCCTCCGTCTGACATGCTTGGGTTCCGGGACTGGGCAGCGGCCCATCCGGGCCGGTTCACCCATCCCGATCCATCGGATTTCATGGGCGCGACCTTCCTCAAGCAGGCGTTGATAGAACTGACACCGGACCCGGACCTGTTGCAGGCCCCGGTGACGGAGCAGGCCTTCGCCAACGCGACGGCCCCCTTCTGGGACTGGTACGATGCCCTGCGTCCGAACCTCTGGCGGGGCGGCACGGTCTTTCCGGAAAACGAATCCGTCCAGCAACAGCTTCTGAACGACGGTGAGATAGACATGGCGATGTCCTTCGACCCGGCCTCGACCGCTGCAGCCATCAACGAAGGGCTGCTGCCCGAAACTGTGCGTGTCTTCGTCCCCGAAGGCGGCAGCATCGGCAATGTCAGCTTTGTCGCCATCCCCTATAACGCCGCAAATGCCGAAGGCGCCGAGGTCGTCGCGAACTTCCTGCTCGACCCGGCGACCCAGGCGCACATGCAGAATATCGAGGTGCTGGGGTCTTTCTCCGTCCTGGATCCGGCAAGGCTGGACCAGACGGCGCGGGATGCCTTCGACGCCCTGCCCACGGCGCCTGCGCTGCCATCCCTTGCTGACCTCGGGCCGACGTTGCTTGAACCGCACGCCAGCTGGATGACCCGCCTGACCGAGGCCTGGGCCCGGCGCTATACCCGGTGA
- a CDS encoding ABC transporter permease, with the protein MKQTFQSGAGLRAAVLIALAGGLILPIGAGLWQTGRAAFGVFPAIGATAFTLEPWAMLLDLPGLDAALQLSLFTGLTATGLSLALAVAVCATLHQRLPRGAAARLLSPFLAVPHAAMAIGLAFVLAPSGWIARALALPFGWDRPPDLATVNDPWGIALIVGLMVKEVPFLLLVILSAQSQIPTRLHMAAARSLGYGRRLAWLKIILPQVWPLIRLPVLVVLAYSVSVVDMAMILGPSTPPTLAVVLTRLFSDPDLARILPGSAGGLVQLVLAGVAMGLLIAAERLIRVGGQLWIRRGGRGTALDPLLGVASIAALILSVTGVLAMLSIAVWSLAWRWTWPMLLPESWSVKAWATPRTGWADAMGNTLAIAICATGLCLTLAIAWLESEDRARMERARWAEGIIYLPLLIPQVSFLFGMNVLFYRLGLSGRFSAVVWAQSLFVFPYVMIALSDPWRARDKRLDRSAASLGAGPWRLLFRVKLPVLLAPILTAAAIGIAVSVAQYLPTLFMGAGRIATLTTEAVTLSSSSDRRVVGVYATLQAALPFLGYVLAFLLPALLHHNRRDLLGEIRT; encoded by the coding sequence GTGAAACAGACCTTCCAATCCGGCGCGGGCCTGCGGGCGGCGGTGCTGATCGCGCTTGCAGGGGGCCTTATCCTGCCCATAGGCGCCGGCCTCTGGCAAACGGGCCGAGCGGCCTTCGGCGTGTTTCCCGCCATCGGAGCCACCGCATTCACCCTTGAGCCCTGGGCCATGCTTCTTGACCTGCCGGGGCTGGACGCGGCCCTGCAGCTGAGCCTGTTTACCGGCTTGACGGCAACAGGGCTGTCGCTTGCCCTCGCCGTGGCTGTCTGCGCCACCCTGCACCAACGCCTGCCGCGCGGCGCGGCAGCGCGGCTTCTGTCACCGTTTCTGGCCGTGCCCCATGCGGCCATGGCCATTGGTCTGGCGTTCGTTCTCGCGCCCTCGGGCTGGATCGCCCGGGCGCTCGCCCTGCCCTTCGGCTGGGACAGGCCGCCGGATCTGGCCACCGTCAATGACCCGTGGGGCATCGCGCTGATCGTCGGGCTGATGGTCAAGGAAGTACCCTTCCTTCTGCTCGTGATCCTTTCGGCCCAGTCTCAGATCCCGACGCGGCTGCACATGGCGGCGGCCCGGTCACTTGGCTATGGGCGCCGGCTGGCCTGGCTGAAAATCATCCTGCCGCAGGTCTGGCCGCTGATCCGCCTGCCGGTGCTGGTCGTCCTGGCCTATTCGGTTTCGGTCGTGGACATGGCGATGATCCTCGGGCCATCGACCCCGCCGACCCTGGCGGTGGTCCTGACGCGGCTGTTTTCCGATCCCGATCTGGCGCGCATCTTGCCCGGCTCGGCCGGCGGGCTGGTCCAGCTTGTGCTGGCGGGGGTCGCCATGGGCCTGTTGATCGCCGCCGAACGCCTGATCCGGGTGGGCGGGCAGCTATGGATCCGACGTGGCGGGCGCGGCACTGCCCTTGATCCGTTGCTGGGGGTCGCCAGCATAGCGGCGCTGATCCTGTCCGTGACGGGCGTTCTGGCCATGCTGTCCATCGCGGTCTGGTCGCTGGCCTGGCGCTGGACCTGGCCGATGCTTCTGCCGGAAAGCTGGTCGGTCAAAGCCTGGGCGACGCCCCGCACGGGCTGGGCCGATGCCATGGGGAACACCCTGGCCATCGCGATCTGCGCCACGGGGCTATGCCTGACCCTCGCCATCGCCTGGCTGGAAAGCGAAGACCGCGCCCGGATGGAACGCGCCCGTTGGGCAGAAGGCATCATCTACCTGCCACTGCTCATCCCGCAGGTGTCCTTCCTGTTCGGGATGAACGTGCTTTTCTACCGGCTCGGCCTGTCGGGACGGTTTTCCGCGGTGGTCTGGGCGCAAAGCCTGTTCGTCTTTCCCTATGTCATGATCGCGCTGAGCGATCCGTGGCGAGCGCGCGACAAGCGGCTGGACAGAAGCGCCGCCTCCCTTGGCGCGGGGCCATGGCGACTGCTGTTCCGGGTCAAGCTGCCGGTGCTGCTGGCGCCGATCCTGACGGCTGCGGCCATCGGCATCGCCGTCTCGGTCGCGCAATATCTGCCGACGTTGTTCATGGGGGCCGGACGCATCGCCACGCTGACGACCGAAGCGGTCACGCTGTCCTCTTCCTCGGACCGCCGGGTGGTCGGCGTCTACGCCACCCTGCAGGCCGCACTGCCGTTCCTGGGCTACGTGCTGGCCTTCCTGCTGCCGGCCCTTCTGCACCACAACCGCCGCGACTTGCTGGGCGAGATCCGCACATGA
- a CDS encoding CDP-alcohol phosphatidyltransferase family protein, producing the protein MIDARLLPIQSQLLAPAAQWLHARHVRADWLTLTGLGIGVLATLALCFGQWGLALLFILSNRLLDGLDGAVARLAGPTERGAFLDIALDFVFYALIPLGFAVQDPATNALPAAVLLAAFIGTGSSFLAFAAIAARQNIQSYAFPTKGIYYLGGLTEGFETIAVFLAMCLWPAAFPAIAFLFAAACAVTTVLRWSHGWKVFNQSNDVLQSRPAPDDLPQKTPTPEPR; encoded by the coding sequence ATGATCGACGCCCGCCTTCTGCCGATTCAGTCGCAATTGCTGGCGCCGGCCGCGCAATGGTTGCACGCGCGCCACGTCCGGGCGGACTGGCTGACCCTTACGGGGCTGGGCATCGGCGTGCTTGCCACCCTGGCACTGTGCTTTGGCCAATGGGGGCTGGCGCTGCTGTTCATCCTCTCCAACCGCCTGCTCGACGGGCTGGACGGGGCCGTCGCGCGCCTGGCCGGCCCGACCGAGCGTGGGGCCTTTCTCGATATTGCGCTGGATTTTGTCTTTTACGCGCTGATACCGCTTGGTTTTGCCGTGCAGGACCCGGCCACCAACGCGTTGCCGGCGGCGGTCCTGCTGGCGGCCTTCATCGGGACGGGATCGTCCTTTCTGGCCTTTGCGGCAATTGCGGCCCGGCAGAACATCCAGTCCTATGCCTTCCCGACCAAGGGGATCTACTATCTTGGCGGCCTGACCGAGGGGTTCGAGACCATCGCGGTCTTCCTGGCGATGTGCCTCTGGCCCGCGGCCTTTCCGGCCATCGCCTTCCTGTTCGCGGCGGCCTGTGCTGTCACCACCGTCCTGCGATGGTCCCACGGATGGAAGGTCTTCAATCAATCCAACGACGTCCTCCAATCCCGTCCAGCCCCCGACGACCTGCCCCAAAAGACCCCAACGCCGGAGCCCAGATGA